The Bos javanicus breed banteng chromosome 11, ARS-OSU_banteng_1.0, whole genome shotgun sequence genome includes a window with the following:
- the SLC35F6 gene encoding solute carrier family 35 member F6 — MAWTKYQLFLAGLMLVTGSINTLSAKWADNFVAPGCGGSQEHSFQHPFLQAVGMFLGEFSCLAAFYLLRCRAARHPDTSADPQQPFNPLLFLPPALCDMTGTSIMYVALNMTSASSFQMLRGAVIIFTGLFSVAFLGRRLALSQWLGILATIAGLVVVGLADLLSKHDSQHKLSEVITGDLLIIMAQIIVSIQMVLEEKFVYKHNVHPLRAVGTEGLFGFVILSLLLVPMYYIPAGSFSGNPRGTLEDALDAFCQVGRQPLIALALLGNISSIAFFNFAGISVTKELSATTRMVLDSLRTVVIWALSLALGWEAFHPLQILGFLILLAGTALYNGLHRPLLARLSRGRPPAEEGEHERLLGGSRTAINSAS; from the exons GTGGGCGGACAACTTCGTGGCCCCGGGCTGTGGAGGGAGCCAGGAACACAGCTTTCAGCATCCCTTCCTCCAG GCAGTGGGCATGTTCCTGGGAGAGTTCTCCTGCCTGGCTGCCTTCTACCTACTCCGGTGCAGAGCTGCGCGGCACCCAGACACCAGCGCAGATCCCCAGCAGCCCTTCAACCCTCTCCttttcctgcccccagccctctgTGACATGACAGGGACCAGCATCATGTATGTGG CGCTGAACATGACCAGTGCCTCCAGCTTCCAGATGCTGCGGGGAGCCGTGATCATCTTCACAGGCCTGTTTTCAGTGGCCTTCCTGGGACGGAGGCTGGCACTGAGCCAGTGGCTGGGCATCCTTGCGACCATTGCCGGGCTGGTGGTGGTGGGCCTGGCCGACCTCCTGAGCAAGCACGACAGCCAGCACAAGCTCAGCGAAGTGATCACAG GGGACCTGTTGATCATCATGGCCCAGATCATCGTCTCCATCCAGATGGTGCTGGAGGAGAAGTTTGTGTACAAGCACAACGTGCACCCACTGCGGGCGGTCGGCACAGAGG GCCTCTTTGGCTTCGTGATCCTCTCCTTGCTGCTGGTACCCATGTACTACATCCCCGCCGGCTCCTTTAGCGGAAACCCTCGCGGCACCCTGGAGGACGCGCTGGACGCCTTCTGCCAGGTGGGCCGACAGCCACTCATTGCACTGGCGCTGCTGGGCAATATCAGCAGCATCGCCTTCTTCAACTTCGCGGGCATCAGCGTCACCAAGGAGCTGAGTGCCACCACCCGCATGGTGCTGGACAGCCTGCGCACCGTTGTTATCTGGGCACTGAGCCTGGCGCTGGGCTGGGAGGCCTTCCACCCGCTGCAGATCCTCGGCTTCCTCATCCTCCTGGCGGGCACCGCCCTCTACAACGGGCTGCACCGCCCACTGCTGGCCCGCCTGTCCAGGGGCCGGCCGCCAGCAGAGGAAGGCGAGCACGAGAGGCTGCTAGGGGGCTCTCGGACTGCCATCAACAGTGCCAGCTGA